In the Quercus lobata isolate SW786 chromosome 5, ValleyOak3.0 Primary Assembly, whole genome shotgun sequence genome, one interval contains:
- the LOC115988463 gene encoding probable leucine-rich repeat receptor-like protein kinase At5g49770 — translation MGQSTQLLQLLFMQYLVIAVTANNAMDDNLGLLSLKHELQNTPTSWVGADPCDGSWELINCINSRVTSIKLLSMRLSGKLTSDIFLLSELQYLDLSYNIGITGQLPSSIGSLTKLENLNLIGCSFSGLIPDTIGNLKLLRILSLNNNSFNGPIPASIGSLSQLFWLDLANNQLEGHLPVSNATAPGLDLLLHARHFHLENNKLSGNIPPKLFNSSMSLIHLILRSNKLTGRIPRTLGLVQTLEVIRVDGNSIIGPVPSNLRNLVNVEGLYLSNNNLSGPIPNLTGMNSLNYLEMENTQLQGQVPVSLFSLPNLQSVLLKNNQLNGLLDIGTTYSAQLQLIDLQNNLISGYTIAGGYNKELILVDNPICEKLSSYCTVSQPNNGPSYSTPPNKCQPISCSSGQVSSPNCLCAYPYSGPLVFRATSISDLGHSDYYTDLEAYLMRSFQSQKLPVNSVSLSNPIKDFSEDFIIRLQIFPSGQGCFNRTEVSQVGFVFSNQSFKPPQGFGPYYFIPDHVPYDCYAETKKSLSIGVIIGAAVGGTVLLLLLLLAGVYAFRQKRRAERASEQLNPFSQWDPNGGSGGIPQLKGARCFSFEELKKYTNKFSEENSIGSGGYGKVYRGTLPTGQPIAIKRAQTESLQGGHEFKTEIELLSRVHHKNLVSLVGFCFDQGEQMLVYEYVPNGTLKDSLSGKSGIKLDWMRRLKVALGAARGLAYLHELANPPIIHRDIKSTNILLDERINAKVADFGLSIPMGDDEKDHITTQVKGTMGYLDPEYYMTQQLTEKSDVYSYGVVMLELVTARMPIERGKYIVRVVQMAMDKTKVSYNLHEILDPAIGLQTSLKGLEKFVDLAMRCVEESGANRPAMGDVVKEIENIMQIAGLNPNVESTSTSDSYEVSKGNSGHPYCNETFEFEYSVAFPTSKIEPH, via the exons GGATCTATCTTACAACATTGGCATAACAGGACAACTTCCAAGTTCAATTGGGAGTTTAACTAAACTTGAAAACCT AAACTTGATTGGTTGCAGTTTCTCTGGCTTAATTCCAGACACAATAGGAAACCTAAAGCTGCTAAGAATTCT ATCTCTAAATAATAATAGCTTCAACGGACCAATTCCAGCTTCTATTGGTTCTCTTTCCCAACTTTTCTGGCTTGATCTCGCCAATAACCAGCTTGAAGGACACCTACCAGTTTCTAATGCGACTGCTCCTGGTCTTGATTTGCTACTTCatgcaagacactt TCATCTGGAAAATAATAAGCTCTCAGGAAACATTCCACCTAAACTTTTCAACTCATCAATGAGTCTAATACATTT GATTCTTCGAAGCAATAAACTCACTGGCAGGATTCCAAGGACCCTTGGACTTGTGCAGACTTTGGAGGTGAT CCGCGTAGATGGGAATTCAATAATAGGACCCGTGCCTTCGAACCTCAGAAATCTTGTAAATGTTGAAGGACT GTACTTGTCCAACAATAACCTGTCTGGTCCGATTCCCAACCTTACTGGCATGAATTCCCTCAACTATTT AGAGATGGAAAACACGCAACTTCAAGGACAAGTTCCTGTTTCCTTATTCAGCCTTCCCAATTTACAGTCTGT ATTATTAAAGAACAACCAGCTCAATGGTTTATTAGATATTGGCACCACCTATAGCGCCCAATTGCAACTCATTGATCTACAGAACAATTTGATTTCTGGGTACACAATCGCTGGAGGGTACAACAAGGAATTGAT ACTTGTGGACAACCCAATTTGCGAGAAACTAAGTAGTTACTGCACAGTTTCCCAACCAAATAATGGCCCATCATACTCGACTCCACCAAATAAATGTCAGCCTATTTCCTGCAGTTCAGGTCAAGTTTCCAGCCCCAACTGTTTATGCGCATATCCATACAGTGGACCTCTAGTTTTCAGAGCAACTTCCATCTCAGATTTGGGACACTCAGATTACTACACAGATCTTGAGGCGTATCTAATGCGATCTTTTCAGTCCCAAAAACTGCCTGTAAATTCAGTCTCCCTGAGTAACCCAATCAAAGACTTTTCTGAGGACTTTATAATAAGACTACAAATCTTCCCGTCTGGCCAAGGTTGTTTCAATCGAACAGAAGTTTCTCAGGTTGGGTTTGTGTTCAGCAATCAGAGTTTTAAGCCCCCACAAGGTTTTGGACCTTACTATTTTATACCTGATCATGTTCCATATGATTGCTATGCAG AAACCAAAAAGTCTTTGAGTATAGGCGTTATAATTGGAGCAGCAGTTGGTGGCACTGTCCTGCTTCTATTATTACTCCTTGCAGGGGTCTATGCTTTCCGCCAAAAGAGAAGAGCAGAAAGAGCTTCCGAGCAATTGAATCCTTTTT CACAGTGGGATCCAAATGGTGGCAGTGGTGGCATTCCTCAATTAAAAGGAGCAAGATGCTTCTCCTTTGAAGAGCTTAAGAAGTACACCAACAAGTTTTCTGAAGAAAATTCTATTGGATCTGGTGGTTATGGGAAG GTTTATCGGGGGACTCTTCCCACTGGTCAACCGATTGCCATCAAACGAGCTCAGACAGAATCTTTGCAGGGTGGGCATGAGTTCAAAACTGAGATTGAACTTCTATCAAGGGTTCATCATAAGAATCTGGTTAGCcttgttggtttttgtttcgATCAAGGTGAACAAATGCTTGTATATGAGTATGTTCCAAATGGTACTTTGAAGGATAGCCTCTCAG GGAAGTCAGGAATTAAGTTGGATTGGATGAGGAGACTAAAAGTAGCCCTAGGTGCAGCAAGAGGGCTGGCCTATCTTCATGAACTTGCCAACCCTCCTATTATACACAGGGACATTAAATCAACCAACATTCTGCTTGATGAGCGCATAAATGCAAAAGTTGCTGATTTTGGTCTCTCTATACCTATGGGTGATGATGAAAAGGATCACATCACCACTCAAGTGAAGGGCACAATG GGCTACTTGGATCCTGAGTATTACATGACCCAACAGTTGACTGAAAAGAGTGATGTATATAGCTATGGAGTGGTAATGTTGGAGCTGGTAACTGCAAGAATGCCAATTGAACGGGGGAAATACATTGTCAGAGTGGTGCAGATGGCAATGGATAAAACAAAAGTATCATACAACCTTCATGAAATTCTTGACCCCGCCATTGGTTTGCAAACATCACTGAAAGGATTAGAGAAGTTCGTGGACCTAGCAATGAGGTGTGTTGAAGAATCAGGAGCTAACAGGCCTGCAATGGGTGATGTGGTTAAAGAGATTGAGAACATAATGCAGATAGCTGGTTTGAACCCCAATGTTGAATCTACATCTACTTCAGACAGTTATGAGGTAAGTAAGGGGAATTCTGGCCATCCTTACTGCAATGAGACCTTTGAGTTTGAGTACAGTGTGGCTTTTCCAACTTCAAAGATAGAGCCTCATTGA